Within Gemmatimonadota bacterium, the genomic segment GAGCGCATCCATGGAGCCGAACGGGCCAAGTCGCGCGCGCTCCTCCACGATCCGCGCCGCCAGCGCCGGTCCGATCCCGGGCAGGCGATCCAGTTCGTCGACCGTGGCCAGGTCCACGTCGATGGGTTCCATCGACGGTTCGGGGCTCGCCGTGCGCGGCGGCCGCGGCGCGGGAGATGGACGAGTGCGAAGCAGCGGAGAGGGCGCCGCCGGAGGACCGGCGGACGAGTCGCGCTGCCCCGGTCCGCGCCTCCCGGACCCTCCGGTCCTCGACCGACGATGCCCCCCGCTGGCGATGACCGAGTCGACGCGGGCGAGCTGGTCCGCGAGCGCGGCAGTCGCCGCCGGGGCGGCCGCGGGGTGGTCGATCGCGCGCCACCCGCGGACGCCGGCACCGAGCGCGGCGACCGCGGCGACGAAGATCAGGGCTTGGCGTTCGGCAGGCGTCGGCACCGGGAAACGCTACGACTCGCCTTCAACTACAGTCGCACCGAATCACTGCGAGCGTAATCAATGAAGCGCCGCTCAACTCCGAACGCGTTCCTTCGAGTGCCCTATTTATAGGCCTATTATGTCTTCACACTGTTTCTACATTCCGCGAATAACAGCCAGCGCGACGTCCCCCACGAGCTGGAGCGTCCGCTGCGACACCTTGTCCGCAGTGTCCCCCGTCCGGTGGTGCCACGGGTAGTCGAGGTCAATCACGTCAATCACGCGGAGTCCCTTTCGAAGCAAAGGAAGGTGGTCGTCCGTGATGGCGATTCCCTGGCGATTGGTGAACGCGCCGCCATATCCCAGCTGCTGGGCGGTGGTCCACACTCGCTGCACCACCTCCGGTGCCCCCTGCACCGAGTTCGCCTCCTGCTCGAAGACGGGGACCGAGTCGCCCACCATGTCCCACAGGACGCCTGCCACGGGGGCGTATCCGGGCTCCGGCAGGTGCTCCGCGAACCAGGTCGACCCGATGAGCACATCGGTGTTGGTGTCGAAGCTGCCCCAATCCTCCCCGTCCAC encodes:
- a CDS encoding helix-hairpin-helix domain-containing protein — encoded protein: MEPIDVDLATVDELDRLPGIGPALAARIVEERARLGPFGSMDALDQVRGIGPALAERLRPHVTFSGSPRPPDTEVPLASRGRRP